A genomic stretch from Oncorhynchus gorbuscha isolate QuinsamMale2020 ecotype Even-year linkage group LG20, OgorEven_v1.0, whole genome shotgun sequence includes:
- the zcchc9 gene encoding zinc finger CCHC domain-containing protein 9, which yields MTRWARANNVHKHKPAEATPWSQLRTRGGGVGRDRTGPFGGSGGASSSHGPGGWGRGRGGGGDPLRRAQVGDAGIKKPCRKKKDYDNEDVNGFMEYLQSGGAGTSRGGGGAGMGGLREEVETALKKDRRREDRRIKRQDDKKSSMVCFNCRKPGHGLADCPEADRDEEMGREICYRCGSTEHEILRCRAKIDPALGEYPYAKCFICSKTGHLSRSCPDNPKGLYAAGGCCRVCGSVEHFQKDCPEHQAASNQVTLGWLSNNMSADHEEVHVPVKKAPPKRAKVVVF from the exons ATGACGCGATGGGCCAGAGCCAACAACGTCCACAAACACAAACCTGCTGAGGCAACACCCTGGAGCCAGCTTAGAACCAGagggggaggagtagggagggatCGTACAGGCCCTTTTGGTGGTTCAGGAGGTGCTAGCTCTAGCCATGGTCCTGGGGGTTGGGGAAGAggtaggggaggagggggagacccTCTGAGGCGAGCGCAGGTCGGCGATGCTGGGATTAAGAAGCCCTGTCGGAAGAAGAAAGACTACGACAATGAGGATGTAAACGGCTTCATGGAATACCTTCAGAGTGGCGGGGCTGGGACGtccaggggaggtggaggggcaggGATGGGGGGACTCAGGGAAGAGGTAGAGACAGCCCTgaagaaagacaggaggagagaggacaggaggattaAGAGACAGGATGACAAGAAGAGCAGCATG gTGTGTTTTAACTGTAGGAAGCCTGGCCACGGGTTGGCTGACTGTCCGGAGGCGGACCGAGACGAGGAGATGGGAAGGGAAATCTGCTACCGCTGTGGATCCACAGAACATGAGATCCTACGCTGCCGTGCTAAAATAGATCCtgctctag ggGAATACCCGTATGCCAAGTGTTTCATCTGTAGTAAGACTGGCCACCTGTCCAGGTCCTGCCCAGATAACCCCAAAGGACTGTACGCTGCAG GAGGTTGTTGTCGTGTCTGTGGTTCAGTAGAGCACTTCCAGAAGGATTGTCCTGAGCACCAGGCCGCGT CTAACCAAGTGACCCTGGGCTGGCTGTCCAATAACATGAGTGCCGACCACGAGGAAGTGCATGTGCCTGTGAAGAAAGCCCCGCCCAAACGGGCCAAGGTAGTGGTCTTCTGA
- the LOC124007156 gene encoding acyl-coenzyme A thioesterase 11: MARKHTLSCKGEAPISVPRDKRNQVYLGFNNVAALTVLTGETRLGKPGASMTGSVCLSMRRSCFVSQVQMVMTSALHAFTLLADLTLRPLWGTLSL, from the exons ATGGCTAGAAAGCACACCCTGTCCTGTAAGGGGGAGGCTCCTATCTCTGTCCCCCGGGATAAAAGGAACCAG GTGTATCTGGGTTTTAACAATGTAGCAGCTCTGACTGTACTGACTGGGGAAACCAGACTGGGGAAGCCAGGGGCATCAATGACAGG ATCGGTGTGTTTGTCCATGAGGAGGAGCTGCTTTGTGTCCCAAGTTCAGATGGTCATGACCTCTGCCCTCCATGCCTTCACCCTATTGGCTGACCTCACACTGCGACCTCTTTGGGGGACATTATCT Ctgtga